One genomic region from Pecten maximus chromosome 5, xPecMax1.1, whole genome shotgun sequence encodes:
- the LOC117327861 gene encoding sulfotransferase 4A1-like, which yields MELVTMVDEQDNRYTFKRYQGYPFNKEAIGNVRDHLDKIAKCDIKTDDVVLCVFPKSGTHWLYNTVMMLRSGSLKYQGTPVAMEFHDFDEIEKMRSPRTFASHLRFRFLPEQMKLGKGKIVTITRNPKDIVVSLYHMMQNMGDIGYQGTFEGFLKRYVTEECFMGNGSWFSWIKDMEEWKSPNLFSLSYHDFKQNTYENVVKLAKFLEVDHDEEFLRSVSQSVQFDNLKESHKVSTPLGDRWKHLSEGGRLPVYRKGNVGEWKNMFTVAQSEEFDMLFKEKVEKLGLKIKPRFE from the exons ATGGAGCTTGTCACCATGGTCGATGAACAGGACAACAGGTATACCTTCAAACGGTACCAAGGATACCCGTTCAACAAAGAAGCTATTGGAAATGTTAGAGATCATCTGGATAAAATAGCAAAATGCGACATTAAAACCGACGATGTTGTCCTTTGTGTATTTCCGAAGTCTG GTACACATTGGCTCTACAACACCGTGATGATGTTACGATCAGGATCATTGAAATATCAAGGAACACCTGTAGCAATGGAATTTCATGACTTTGATGAAATCGAGAAGATGCGGTCTCCGAGGACGTTCGCCTCCCATCTGCGTTTCCGGTTCCTCCCCGAACAGATGAAGCTCGGAAAAGGGAAAATTGTCACCATCACCCGTAATCCGAAGGACATCGTGGTATCTCTATATCACATGATGCAAAACATGGGCGATATCGGCTACCAGGGAACATTTGAGGGTTTTTTAAAGAGATATGTCACCGAAGAAT GTTTCATGGGAAATGGTTCCTGGTTTTCTTGGATAAAAGACATGGAGGAATGGAAAAGTCCAAATTTGTTTAGCCTTTCATACCACGACTTCAAACAG aatacATATGAGAACGTGGTTAAGTTAGCCAAGTTTCTGGAAGTTGATCATGATGAGGAGTTCTTACGATCAGTCTCACAAAGTGTTCAATTTGACAACTTAAAAGAAAGTCACAAAGTGTCGACTCCACTAGGTGACCGATGGAAACATCTTTCTGAGGGTGGACGGCTACCAGTATACAGGAAAG GGAATGTTGGAGAGTGGAAAAACATGTTCACTGTTGCCCAAAGTGAAGAGTTTGATATGTTATTCAAGGAAAAGGTAGAAAAACTTGGTCTCAAAATTAAACCTAGATTTGAGTAA
- the LOC117327863 gene encoding sulfotransferase 4A1-like produces the protein MELVTMVDEQDNRYTFKRYQGYPFNKEVVGNVRDQLDKIANYDIKTDDVVLCVFPKSGTHWLYNTVMMLRSGSLKYHGTPVGMEFNDFDDIEKMQSPRMFASHLRFRFLPEQMKLGKGKIVTITRNPKDIVVSLYHMLQSMGDIGYQGTFEGFLKRYVTEECFMGNGSWFSWIKDMEEWKSPNLFSLSYHDFKQNTFENVVKLAKFLEVDHDEKFLRSVSQSVQFDNLKESHKVSTQLGDRWKHLSEGGRLPIYRKGNVGEWKNMFTVAQSEEFDMLFKEKVEKLGLKIKPKFE, from the exons ATGGAGCTTGTCACCATGGTCGATGAACAGGACAACAGGTATACCTTCAAACGGTACCAAGGATACCCGTTCAACAAAGAAGTTGTCGGAAATGTGAGAGATCAACTGGATAAAATAGCAAACTACGACATTAAAACCGACGATGTTGTCCTTTGTGTATTTCCGAAGTCTG GTACACATTGGCTATACAACACCGTGATGATGTTACGATCAGGATCATTGAAATATCACGGAACACCTGTAGGAATGGAGTTTAACGACTTTGATGATATCGAGAAGATGCAGTCTCCGAGGATGTTCGCCTCCCATCTGCGTTTCCGGTTCCTCCCCGAACAGATGAAGCTCGGAAAAGGGAAAATTGTCACCATCACCCGTAATCCGAAGGACATCGTGGTATCTCTATATCACATGTTGCAAAGCATGGGCGATATCGGTTACCAAGGAACTTTTGAGGGATTTTTAAAGAGATATGTCACCGAAGAAT GTTTCATGGGAAATGGTTCCTGGTTTTCTTGGATAAAAGACATGGAGGAATGGAAAAGTCCAAATTTGTTTAGCCTTTCATACCACGACTTCAAACAG AATACATTTGAGAATGTGGTCAAGTTAGCCAAGTTTCTGGAAGTTGATCATGATGAGAAGTTCTTACGATCAGTCTCACAAAGTGTTCAATTTGACAACTTAAAAGAAAGTCACAAAGTGTCGACTCAGCTTGGTGACCGATGGAAACATCTTTCTGAGGGTGGACGGCTACCAATATACAGGAAAG GGAATGTTGGAGAGTGGAAAAACATGTTCACTGTTGCCCAAAGTGAAGAGTTCGATATGTTATTCAAGGAAAAGGTAGAAAAACTTGGTCTCAAAATTAAACCTAAATTTGAGTAA